Below is a genomic region from Actinoallomurus bryophytorum.
TCGTTCAGGGCGAACCGCAGGGGTTCGGGGACCCCGTCCTCGGCGGGCTCTCCCTCGGCCATCCAGCCCAGTCCGTCTTGGTAGAAGCGGTACGACACCTGCCGGTCGGCGATCGGCAGGGCGACGATGACGGGCCTCATTGGATGCTCCTCCGGTGGGGGGTCTTCCTCGCCTCAGACCGTACGGGAGGGCGGAACTCATCGGCCGGCCGCTGCCACCCACGACCTCGGCGGTCTCACTACGGCCCCGGGTTCCAGCGGATCGGCAGGCGTTTGATGCCGTTCTGGAAGTTGGAGCGGAGCCGGATCGGCTCGCCGGCGAGTTCGATGTGGTGGAGCCGGTCGAGCACCGCGCCGAACATCGCGCGCATCTGCAGCCGGGCCAGGTGCGCGCCCAGGCAGAAGTGCGGGCCGTGCCCGAAGGTCAGGTGGTCGTTCTCGGTCCGCCCGACGTCGAATCGCGTCGGGCGGTCGAAGACCTCCTCGTCCCGGTTGGCCGAGGAGAACCACACGACGACCTTCTCGCCCTTGCGTACCGGGACGTTGCCGACGACGGTGTCGGCCGTCGCCGTACGCCGGAAGTTCATCACCGGGGTCCACCAGCGCAGCATCTCCTCCACGGCGCCGTCGAGGAGAGAGCGGTCGGCGCGCAGCCTGGCGAGCTGGTCGGGGTTCTTGAGCAGCGCGAACATCCCACCGGGCAGGCCGTTGCGCACCGTTTCGTTGCCGGCCACCGCGAACAGCCAGAAGAGGTTCTCGAACTCCTCGATCGCGATGGTGCCGTCCTCGTCGTTGCGCATGAGCGCGGTCATGACGTCGTCGCCGGGATGGCGCCGTTTGTACTCACCCAGCTCGTGCGCGTAGGCGTACAGGTCGGGCATGCCTGCGCGTGAGCGGGGGTTCACCGGGCCCGTGGGGCGCAGCGCGATCGCCCGCTTGGCCATGTCCGTGGCCCGCGACGCCTCGAACGACGCGCTGGCGGAGTACTCCGCGTCCTGGTAGCCGATGACCCGGTTGGACCAGTCGAACAGCAGCCACCGGTCGGACTCGGGGATGCCGAACACGTCGGCCAGGGTCAGCAGCGGCAGGTCGGCGGAGATCTCCTTGGCGAAGTCCGCCTCGCCCTTCTCGACGACCTCGTCGACCAGGGCGCGTGCCCGTCGTTCGATGCGCGCCGCCAGCCGGGCCACCGCGCGTGGCGTGAACGCCTTGGTCAGCAGCCCGCGGAGACGTGAGTGGTCCGGGGGATCCATGTTGAGCATCATGCGGCGCACGTAGTCCAGGTCCTCGGCGTCCCTGATCTGCGTGGCACCCAGGTGCGAGGAGAACAACCGCGGGTTGCGCAGCACGTGGCGTACGTCGGCGTGCCGCAGCACCGCCCAGAACCCCGGGCCGGCCGGCCAGTCGTCGACGGGTCGCTCCTCGACCCAGGCGACCGGTGTCGACTGACGCAGCCGGGTCAGCGCGTCGTGCGGCACGGAGCGTACGTAGGTGTCCGGGCTGTAGATCAGCTCCGTGTCCGAGACCGGACCACTGACTCGTCGTTGAGTCATTTTGCCTCCCGCGTATGGACCGTAACTCTGTCCCGCGGTCGAGGGAAGGCCGGTATCGGCCGCTCCGGGCGTACCGCGTGCGTTGTATGGAATGCGGCGCGGGCCGATGGGGTTGCCGCTGCCATGAGCCTGACCATGCCTGGAGCACCCCTGTCCGGACGGCCCGCGGGAGTGTTCAACGGAGACGTACGGGCCCCTGAGCACCTTCTCTACTCCGAGCCGGTGCACAAGCGGATCCGCGTGGAGTTCGGCGGCGAGACGATCGCCGACACGACGGGCGCGCGCCTGCTGTTCGAGACCGCGCACCTGCCCATCTACTACATCCCCGAGTCCGACGTCCGGATGGACCTGCTGGAGCGCACTGACCACTCGACGCACTGCCCGGTGAAGGGCGACGCCGCGTACTGGACGGTGTCGGCCGGCGGGCGTACGGCGGAGAACGCCGTCTGGGGCTACCCGGAACCCATCGCGCCCTGGCTCGAGGGCTACGTCTCCTTCTACTGGAACGCCATGGACGCCTGGTACGAGGAGGACGAGCAGGTCTTCGGGCATCCGCACGACCCGTACCACCGCGTCGACGCGCTGAGGAGCTCGCGGCACGTCAAGGTGAGCGTGGACGGCACGGTGCTCGCGGAGTCGTCGCGACCGGTGATCCTGTTCGAGACCGGCCTGCCGGTCCGCTACTACCTCCCGCGCGAGGACGTGCGCCTGGACGCGCTGAAGCCGTCCGAGACCACGAGCTACTGCGCGTACAAGGGCGAGGCGGGTTACTGGAGCCACGGCCCCGAGGACATCGCCTGGACGTACGAAACGCCGCTGCACGAGGCCGAGCCGGTACGCGACCTCGTGTGCTTCTTCAACGAGAGGACCGACATCGAGGTCGACGGCGAGCCACAGGAACGCCCCTGAGCCGAGGCCTGGACCCTGGGGCCTGCCGCATAGTCACGCTGTTGCCGTGTGGCGCCACACGGGGTTATCCACAGAACCCCGCTCCACTTCCGCCCGCAGTTGTTGCCGCTGGACAATGAGAGTGGGATGGCACCCCCGGATGCTCTTATGTGGTGTCAAGTGGCGGCTGGTAGCTGTTTGTTGGTGGTGTTTGTGCTGGTGAGGGCTTTGAAGAGTTCGCGTGCGAGGTAGCGTTTGAGGCAGCGGATGATCTCGGGTTTGGGTTTGCCTTGGCTGGTGCGGCGTTGGACGTAGGTTCGGGTTCGGGCGCAGTGGCTCATGCGGGTGATGGTGATCAGGTAGAGGGCGCGGTTGGCTTGGCGGTCTCCGCCGCGTGAGAGCCGGTGCCGGGTGGTCTTGCCACTGGAAGCAGGGATCGGGGCCACCCCGCACAGAGCGGCGAAGGCGGCTGGGGTGGTGAGGCGGTCGGGGTTGTCGCCGCAGGTGATCAGCAGCTGTGCGGCGGTCTCGACCCCGACGCCGTAAATGGCGAGCAGGTCGGGGCGGGTCTGGGTGATCAAGGCTTTCAGGTGCAGGTTGAGACCATCGATTTCGGTGGTCAGGTGCTGGTGGCGGTGGGCCAGCGCGCGGAGGGCGTGTTTGGTGGCGTGGAGCGGGTCGGTCAGGTCGGTGCCTGGGCGCAGCCGTGCGCATGCGCTGATCAGTGCCGGGGTGGGTTTGCCGGTGAGGTGTTCGCGAAGTTGTGCCGGTGCGGTGACCAGCACGGCTCGTAGTTCGTTGATGGCTGCGGTGCGGGCCTTGATGGCTCCGGTCCGGGTCAGGTGCAGCACCCGGATCGATTCGGCGATCCCGTCGTTGCCTTTGGGCAGTGCGCGGGCGCGGCCGGCCAGCACCGCATCAGCGGCGGCATAAGCATCCAACGGATCGGACTTACCGACACTGCGGCGCTGACGGCGGTCGGGCCGGTTCACCTCCACCACGGTGACACCTTGACCGCGCAGGTACCGGGTCAGGCCCGCTCCGTAGGAGCCGGTGCCCTCCACCCCGACCGCGTGGATCCGGCCGAAGCCTTCCATCCAGGCCAGCAACCGCGCATAGCCCTCAACCGTGGCGGGAAACTGCGCGTCCGCGATCCGGCCGCCGTTCATCAACTCCACCGCGGCGTGATGGGTGTCGTGGTGGGTGTCGACCCCACCCACGACCCGCCGCTTGTCCGGTCGCCTGCTCCTGCGTGCCATCCTGAACCTGCCAATCCTCGTGAGGGAAACGAGACGTGGCACGCGCTGGGCCGGTGCATCGGACAGACCAGTGATGAGGCTCCTAGGCCGAGCTCTTATCAAGTCACGGCACCGGCCCAGCGCACACCCCGCAGACACACCAGCACGGCCGACAGATCCGGGGAAAGACACTCACTCACGAGGTCGGGCGGGCAAAGAGCCAAACCACACCAGCATCGCCTGCCCCACCATTCTCACTGGCGGGTGGGCTCCAGGGGGGTGGGCTCCAGGGGGTGGGCTCCAGGGGGGTGGGCTCCACGACGGGGCGGGCTCCACGACGGGGCGGGCTCCACGACGGGGCGGGCTCCACGACGGGGCGGGCTCCACGACGGGGCAGGACCCACGACGGGGCGCGGCTCAGGTAGGGCGCGGCCCGGACCGAGGACTTCGAGACGGACCCTAGGCGCGGACGACCTTGATGCCGGCCTCCTCGTACGCGCGGACGTCCGCGTCCGTGTCGGTGACCAGGAGGTCGACCTCGCCGATGCCGCAGATCCGGGCGAACGCACGCTGGCCGAGCTTGGAGCCGTCCGCGACGACGACGACGCGCTCGGCGCGTACCGCCATCTGCCGGTTGATGCTCGCCTCGTCCTCGTTGGCGCAGGTCGCCCCGCGCTCGATGTCGAGGCCGCTGACGCCGAGGAAGGCCATGTCCAGTGTCACCTGGTCGAACACGCCGTTCGCCAGTGGGCCGACCAGCTCGTAGGACTGCGGGAGCGCCACGCCTCCGCTCAGGACGATCTTGATGTGCGGGCGTACGACCAGCTCGCCCGCGATGTTGAGGGCGTTCGTCACGACGGTCACCGCGGGTGAGGCGCCCTCCGTGTGCAGGTCGGCGCGGGTGGCCAGCGCGCGTGCGACCTCGGTCGTGGTCGTGCCGCCGTTGACGCCGACGACCGCCCCGGAGGGTACGAGGTCGGCGGCGACCGCCGCGATGCGCTGCTTCTCCGAGGCGCGCCGCGCGCTCTTGTAGCGCAGGGGCAGGTCGTAGGTGACGGTATGGGCGACGGCGCCGCCGCGCGTACGGGTCAGCATCTGCTGCTGGGCGAGCTGGTCGAAGTCGCGGCGAATGGTCGCCGCGGACACCGTCAGCTCGGCGGCGGCCTCCTCGACACTGAGCCGGCCACGGCTCGCGAGCAGGGAGAGCAGGCCGTTCCACCG
It encodes:
- a CDS encoding DUF427 domain-containing protein, with protein sequence MPGAPLSGRPAGVFNGDVRAPEHLLYSEPVHKRIRVEFGGETIADTTGARLLFETAHLPIYYIPESDVRMDLLERTDHSTHCPVKGDAAYWTVSAGGRTAENAVWGYPEPIAPWLEGYVSFYWNAMDAWYEEDEQVFGHPHDPYHRVDALRSSRHVKVSVDGTVLAESSRPVILFETGLPVRYYLPREDVRLDALKPSETTSYCAYKGEAGYWSHGPEDIAWTYETPLHEAEPVRDLVCFFNERTDIEVDGEPQERP
- a CDS encoding DeoR/GlpR family DNA-binding transcription regulator; translation: MSRYERWNGLLSLLASRGRLSVEEAAAELTVSAATIRRDFDQLAQQQMLTRTRGGAVAHTVTYDLPLRYKSARRASEKQRIAAVAADLVPSGAVVGVNGGTTTTEVARALATRADLHTEGASPAVTVVTNALNIAGELVVRPHIKIVLSGGVALPQSYELVGPLANGVFDQVTLDMAFLGVSGLDIERGATCANEDEASINRQMAVRAERVVVVADGSKLGQRAFARICGIGEVDLLVTDTDADVRAYEEAGIKVVRA
- a CDS encoding IS110 family transposase, with protein sequence MGGVDTHHDTHHAAVELMNGGRIADAQFPATVEGYARLLAWMEGFGRIHAVGVEGTGSYGAGLTRYLRGQGVTVVEVNRPDRRQRRSVGKSDPLDAYAAADAVLAGRARALPKGNDGIAESIRVLHLTRTGAIKARTAAINELRAVLVTAPAQLREHLTGKPTPALISACARLRPGTDLTDPLHATKHALRALAHRHQHLTTEIDGLNLHLKALITQTRPDLLAIYGVGVETAAQLLITCGDNPDRLTTPAAFAALCGVAPIPASSGKTTRHRLSRGGDRQANRALYLITITRMSHCARTRTYVQRRTSQGKPKPEIIRCLKRYLARELFKALTSTNTTNKQLPAAT
- a CDS encoding cytochrome P450; the protein is MTQRRVSGPVSDTELIYSPDTYVRSVPHDALTRLRQSTPVAWVEERPVDDWPAGPGFWAVLRHADVRHVLRNPRLFSSHLGATQIRDAEDLDYVRRMMLNMDPPDHSRLRGLLTKAFTPRAVARLAARIERRARALVDEVVEKGEADFAKEISADLPLLTLADVFGIPESDRWLLFDWSNRVIGYQDAEYSASASFEASRATDMAKRAIALRPTGPVNPRSRAGMPDLYAYAHELGEYKRRHPGDDVMTALMRNDEDGTIAIEEFENLFWLFAVAGNETVRNGLPGGMFALLKNPDQLARLRADRSLLDGAVEEMLRWWTPVMNFRRTATADTVVGNVPVRKGEKVVVWFSSANRDEEVFDRPTRFDVGRTENDHLTFGHGPHFCLGAHLARLQMRAMFGAVLDRLHHIELAGEPIRLRSNFQNGIKRLPIRWNPGP